Below is a genomic region from Brassica oleracea var. oleracea cultivar TO1000 chromosome C9, BOL, whole genome shotgun sequence.
CAACTAGTAATAAATAAAACAATTAATTGCAGACGTACGGTTTAATTAAACACATTCCTAACCCACAAACTCTAGAGAGAGATAGAGAGAGTGGTCCAACCTCTCTCTCGTATGGCTTTAAATGCTTGGTTTGAGACAAATGTCAGGTTACTTTGATGAGTCCTTTGTACGTTGGTGATACTACATGACGATTATATTCATACAGCGCAGTATGAAGTGATGTTTGAACATTGTGTTGAAGCCTGGTTACGGATCTCTCCGTTTACCTCTAACTTGCAACTACTACATCAAGTATCTCCCAATGGTTCAGTTCGATGTCTCATTGTATAAGTTGCTAGTCGCCGGATTCATATGTTTTGTTCGAATGTGAAATATTTTTATGCGGTTTAGAAAATATGATTAAAATGAAATCATAGAAAAATTAAGTTATTCCGCTTGATTTTCATGGGATCGTAGTTCTATTAGTCACCTTGTCAAGGGCAAAGCTGCAGCTTGAACCCCATCAGTTTGGTGGATTTAATAAAAAATCTTTGTTTTGATTGTATATATTATTTTGGTTTCCACAATTTTCTTTTTAATTCTCTTTAACTTATGTTTAGTAGTAAAAAGGCCAGTGTAGTTCATTGTAATATTTTTTATTTGTGAAATATGAAAGCAATATAAAATTTAAATTTCCTACTTTTTTGTTCTTATGCATTTTTTTCTTTTATTCTGAAAATTTATATACTTTGAGTTATATTTTATTTTTATTTTTATTGTTTATTTTTTTTTATTGATTTGGATTTTATAAAACATGTTAAGCAATATTATAAATGAATTTCTCTTCTTTTAGTTTTTATTGGTTTCATATTTATTTTATTAAGTATTTTGTCTAAATTTATTATTTTTTAACTAAGCTTTTCACCAAGCTCAAGTTTTGTCACAAAATAATCATTTTTGTTTGTTCTATTTTGTTATTTTTATTTTCAAAACAAAACTAAAATGTTTTGATTGTGTATTAATATTTAATTATTATTTTCTTTCTCTTTTTATAATTATATTCTCCACATCGCCAACCTGAGTCAGTAAAAGTAAGTTAATGCATGCAAACTCACGTTTGGTTTTGTATACAACTAAAAGAGTAAGGTGTCCTATATTTGTTGTTTAATCAAAAGAGAAGCTACATCTACTATTCCAAAAATTTATGATGATGAATCAAGTATTGGAAATTAAAAAAATTAAACAATTTTAGGAATATGTAATAGCTAGAGCCGTAAAAGATTCCTACAGTAATGAGATCAACGTATTCATATATGATATAAGAATATAACCAAGCAAACTAAAAAGACGACAATCTATATAATGTAGAAAAATTATTGACTCAAACTTAGCACGTTCAGTGTGGAATTGGTTCTTCACCTATATTAATATTGTCATGGATCTCTATGGTTGGAGATCTCAGGCTCTGTGGTATCTTTTCCGGTGCTAAAAATGCATCAGGTTGAGCAGGTAGTACTGTTGACTCAGCCATGCTTCCTTCAAAAATTGGAGCAGTGTTACTTCATGTGGTATTATGTGAACCACTGCTCCTCATCACATGAGAGGGTTAATAGTGAGAGTCACAACATCCAGAATATTATTTCCAGGGTAGTCACCACCTCCTTGTAAGCAAAGCTTTGATGATGAAGCATTGGTCCATCAGTTTTCTCACTGTCATCGACTTGGCCAGTGCAGTGGAATTCTATCGTACCGCCTTTGCGTCCACAGATGAAAAAAAAATAGAATGCATCATATAAGATTAGAAAACATAGCCGAATAAATGCAGTCTAACTAAGTTAAGAGTACATACCTGAGGTGGTGAATTCACGACACAGACAATAAACTCCACAATTGTTGCTAACTCAATTTTCTGTACACCGCCATACTTGGAAGGAGTGGAGGAGCTACCAATGTCAGATCCACAAAACCTTGCAGAATTGTGTTGTACAGGGTATAAGTACGCAAGTAGGAAGCAAGTTTTGTCAAAAGTTTTAGTTTGAATATACTTAGTCTTGCAGAAAGCTCTGGCTGATTACACTTTCTTGGTAAAAGTAGAAATGTATTCCGGAGGTTGCATTGAGGAAAAGGCGGCCTGCAATGCTGTGTAAGGTTAGCATGAAAGCTGTTATGATAATGTAATTGGAAATAGACAAATATTAATTTTGGTTTTATGTTCGTTGCAACAAAGACCTTAGGCTCCACAACACTACGCACTTATGTCTCATGGAACAGACTAACAATGATATCAAACACATTTACGCACACAGTGGTTGCTCTGCAGAGTTGGTTGAGGTTCATTATAGTACCAGTTAAAACCAAGTAACGTAAAACACCATAACTTAAATCAAAGAAATATTTTTAGCAGAGATTTTAAACCTGAAAATTTAAGTGGTAAACCATTATAAGTTTGAACAGTCTGGTTCTCATTATTAAAGGTGGTTTTGATGCCTTTTATTTTCCCACAAATTGTCTCAGCGAAACAGTGGAAACAATGGTAGAGAAAGAATGTGTGAGAGAAACAGTGAAATTAATATAGGTAATACTTGAAAAGGATGGAAATGAAATCAGACCTAGAAAAAAAATCTGTGTTTGTGTTGGCCAATACCATAAGATGTTCGTAATTGCAAAACCCAAAACTCTCCACGGGAATCGGTTTCAGCGACCTCAACAAACACGGTTTGCTCCGTAAATCTAATAGAAACATGGATTTCTCCAAACCGGAAGTAAGGGTTGCTTCTTCATATGAAATACAAAACATTAAGCTAGATACTTCATTTTTTTTAAGGTGTTGAATAGTTGCACATTAATTGATTTCTGGATTTGTCTATCCTGAGAAGAAAAAAGAATATAACATTGATTTACTGCAAATAAAAATAGGAACCATCATAAGCATATCAATACCCATCAGCTCACCTCTTTTCATTACTTTATTGGCTTCCGAGAAACACATACGAATCTTGCCTGAACTGACTGTTTATAGCCGCCTGACTCAAATCAGAGAAATAAAACTGAGAAATTGCCAACTATCGTCCATTAAAAGAGAACATGAGCGATATATTTTTAGGTTTTATGAAAGTAAGGGAATTGCAGGGGGCTCTCAGAAGGTGTAGATATACACAAAATTAAGCTTTAAAATGTGTAATTAAAGAAGCAATGAAGAGGGGTGGTTGTGAGTTTAGTGGGATAACGTGATTGAAGGTCATAACTACATCGTTACATCGCCGGAGAAGGTGAAAGAGAATCGGTAGGCCTACAGTTTCTAAGAGATGAAAAGGATTATGGTTAAACCGGGCTACAACTTAAAAGCCTAGTTAAAATTAGTATAACAGTAATATAAAGACAAATTAAACGAAGTCCAAACGGAAAATAAATATTTATTAAAACAAAGACAAAACAATAGGCCTAGCCTGCTAGAAATAACAAAAGCATTCAAAATCAGAAAATACTTAAGGTGCCACGTGGCAGAAAATGCTCCAAACTTCTTGCTGATGTGGACACCTTAAGGAGAGACAAAAGTATCCTTTATTGTATAAGATGTCTCGGTGGCTAGCTTCCTATACATAGTGTTTATTCAAGTTGTTACAGGGGTAATATACCGTTTGGCTTATATGTTTATTTCATCCAGTCATGACTTATAAAAAGAAAGGTATAATTATTAGTAGTTCGGTAATATAACTAGAATATTACTATTGTTTATAAACATTGGGGACTAGAATATTACTGTTGTTTATAAACATTGGGGATGTAGCTCAGATGGTAGAGCGCTCGCTTAGCATGCGAGAGGTACGGGGATCGATACCCCGCATCTCCATATCTTTTTAGTCCTTTTTTCGACTCGTCCATAAGTGGCCTCTTAAGTAACAAGCAACTCAGATACCTTTTTGGGCCTAGTTAAAATCCGGACAGCCCAACGTTTTTGCTTTTGACTCGTAGTCTTTTTTTTTTTTTTTTGAGATCAAACTGACTAGTCTTTTTTCTACAATTCTTATACTTTTTGTAGTAGCTTCACATCAGATTTGGTGGTAGATCATGAAGATTAAATTGAAAACGAAATCCAGGATTTAGAACAATCAACTTATAAACAAACACACATGGGAACAAGGATATGGATCTGACAGTTGCAAAGAAACAAGGCAATGCTTACTAATTACATCTGAATCACAAAGTGATTTTACGTTCAAAAGAAGAAGAAGAGAAACAAATCTAAGTTAAAATGTAAAGAGCATATCAACACCAAGACAGACTTCTATTTTTTTTTTGCACTTTACAGAGAAATGCTAGGAAAAAAAAAGACAATGTTAAATAAAGGCTTCTCCTTTCTTCTTGATTAGCTTTGTGGATTTGACTGTTGGGTATCTAGTTGCTGCTCTTGATCTGGTTGAGGAACAGAAACACCACCACCACCACCACCATTCATTCTAGCTCGAGCTTCAGCAAACATTCTCTGTTGTTCCGCTGCCGCTTCCTCCTCCGTCATCTCTGCTCCGCTGTTCATCTTCACACTCCTCTGCGAATCTTGCTGCACCACAATTTTACAAAACACCAAAATTCAGAGATATTTTTTTTTTTTCAGGTTCTGGCATTAAAGCAACTCGGACAATGGAGGGAACTTTTACCATGGTTTCGTATCGATGCTGCTCATAAGCAGCGTAGACTTCTTCAACGTATTCCCCAAAGCCAAGAACCTGAAGCGCTTTGAGTACATGCTCAGGCGCGATCGTTCGCTTATCCTCTTTGTTACAGACTTCATTAGACTCTGACGATATAAGATTAATGAACTCTGCGATAACACAAAGATTAGCAGCAGCATATACATAATGATATAGATTTTCTTAAGATTATCATAAAAGACTTGATCGTATTACCAACACAACACTCGATGAGAAGATCTTGAGCATCTCTAGCAACACGAACATCTGCTGGTAACATCTCCTTTATTATTTTAGTCATCGTAGCTGAGAAACATCACAAGAACAACAATAACGTATTGTTAATTACGAGCTTCATGGAAATTACTGATGCAATCGATCCTTGAATCGCAAATTCAATATAGATCAAAGGAGGACGAGGACGAACCTTTAGGAAGCGAAGCATCTTCCTTAGATTTTCCAACTATATCCATCGGATCCATCGTTTAATCTCTCTTAACAGAATCTCAATTCAAAAAAAACGATTAATCAGATTATATAATATGATGAAGATCAAAGAGAAAACAAATCGAGTACCGACTGACCTTGTTTAACGCAGATCGAGCCGGAGGCTGAGTAACGACGGAGACGGAGAAACGGGGGATCTTATCGGCGGTTTTTTTTCTCTCTCTTGTTTTCGCACTTTCTCTCTCTCTCTCTATACGCGGAAGACGATTAGGGCAAGAGCTATTAAATGGGCTTTTTACTAGACCTTTGCATATTAGGGCCACAACTTGAACCGGCCCGTTCCTGCGATTTGATTCGTTTTTTATTTTGAATAACCAAACTATCCGGTTAAAGGGCTGGATAGTTTTGTAAATACGAGGGAGTTTATAACTATAAATCATTCGTATATTTGTTGTTATATAGTCTCCCTCTATCCCGAAATTAAGATTTTCTATAATATACACCCTATTTAAAATTTTAATAAATGTTTATAGTTTAATTTATTTTTTATTTTATTATACACTTTTCAATAACTCACCATAAATGAAATTTAATCAATTCAAATATTTTCAATGTTCCCCAAAAATATAAAAAAATACCTTAACAATATAGAAAATCTATCTTCATTGAACAAGAAAAAAATCTAAAAAATCTTAATCTCTGAAACAGAATGAGTATTAAAAAAAAAAAAAAAGTCCAAACCTGATCCATCGTAAATTCAGGAGAGAGAGTGAAGAGAGGCTATATGTAGATAGGCAGGCAAATGAAAAAAAAAATCAGAGATGGGTATCTAATCAATCAGATTCTGGTTGACTTGTTCAAACATCATCACTCGGTTTCCTTCTTTTTATGTTTGACTTTCTGTGTAGATTCATAGATCTTACATGAACTCCAGATCTCAGATTCCTTGTGTCCCAGTTTATCTGCAGATGCATGTGTGTTTCATAGATTTGTTCCACGTTATTATTTTTATTCTTGTCCATGTGCGTCTGTCTTGATTGATGAACCAATGAATATCTAGCATCTATTGTTATTTGTTAATAATAGTGCTTTGTTTTTGACCATTGTTTTTCAGATCTGAGATTTATTGTTTGCTCCAAATCGGGATGTTTTTTTTTTTTTCATTTCATTCATTTAAAAAGTTGAATTTAATGAGTTTGTTAGAGGTTGACAAAAAAAATGAGTTTGTTAGAGAAAAAGGAGCGAAAGATGCTGGAGGCAGCGGTTGATCGATCTCTTTGTGGGAATTTTTGAAAAAAAAAAACTCAAAGCATGAACAGATCGATAAACCTCTGCATCCAGCGGTCGCCACTTCATCACTCGTACTTTTAATCCGTTTTAAATTTTCAAAGATTACATAATCGTTCTTTTTTTTGTTATTGACTCGATCTATTGTATACGCAACAAATTGGTTTCCTAGTACTTTTGTTTGTTTGTTAATCGAGTATACATATGTTCATAGTTGACTGATATTCCCTTTGCTTTAAGTAAATGCTATCCAGTGGATCTGGAGGTTGATTATTTAAAAAAATAATCAGATTTTTTTTGTATGAATTATGATTCATCTTGTATGTTATGTTCTCAAAGACGTTGTTGTTATGTTTCATGTAACCTCTTGGTTTCATAAAGTGATGAATGCTTCCATAACACATTTGTACTTCATCTTTACTTCAGATGATTTTAAGCGCTTGTTTTTGGCATCTTAATCTTAGTTTCTATCCTATTTTGTAGTGATTCGATTTGCAGGGATTATATTCCTCAGTTGAAGCCATGCCACTGGTTCTTGTTACTGTTGGAAGCTGATTTGGTGTTAAAAAGGTTCATCGGCAATAATCATATTTACTCTGAAAGTTGATTTGGTTCGGCCACGCTTTGAGTTGGTTCTAGTAATTTGTTCGTAATTGCAAAACCCAAAACTCTCCACTGGAATCGGTTTCAGCGACCTCAACAAACACGGTTTGCTCCGTAAATCTAATAGAAACATGGATTTCTCCAAACCGGAAGTAAGGGTTTCTCCTTCATATGAAATACAAAACATTAAGCTAGATACTTCATTTTTTTTAAGGTGTTGAATAGTTGCACATTAATTGATTCCTGGATTTGTCTATCCTGAGAAGAAAAAAGAATATAACATTGATTTACTGCAAATAAAAATAGGAACCATCATAAGCATATCAATACCCATCAGCTCACCTCTTTTCATTACTTTATTGGCTTCCGAGAAACACATACGAATCTTGCCTGAACTGACTGTTTATAGCCGCCTGACTCAAATCAGAGAAATAAAACTGAGAAATTGCCAACTATCGTCCATTAAAAGAGAACATGAGCGATATATTTTTAGGTTTTATGAAAGTAAGGGAATTGCAGGGGGCTCTCAGAAGGTGTAGATATACACAAAATTAAGCTTTAAAATGTGTAATTAAAGAAGCAATGAAGAGGGGGTGGTTGTGAGTTTAGTGGGATAACGTGATTGAAGGTCATAACTACATCGTTACATCGCCGGAGAAGGTGAAAGAGAATCGGTAGGCCTACAGTTTCTAAGAGATGAAAAGGATTATGGTTAAACCGGGCTACAACTTAAAAGCCTAGTTAAAATTAGTATAACAGTAATATAAAGACAAATTAAACGAAGTCCAAACGGAAAATAAATATTTATTAAAACAAAGACAAAACAATAGGCCTAGCCTGCTAGAAATAACAAAAGCATTCAAAATCAGAAAATACTTAAGGTGCCACGTGGCAGAAAATGCTCCAAACTTCTTGCTGATGTGGACACCTTAAGGAGAGACAAAAGTATCCTTTATTGTATAAGATGTCTCGGTGGCTAGCTTCCTATACATAGTGTTTATTCAAGTTGTTACAGGGGTAATATACCGTTTGGCTTATATGTTTATTTCATCCAGTCATGACTTATAAAAAGAAAGGTATAATTATTAGTAGTTCGGTAATATAACTAGAATATTACTATTGTTTATAAACATTGGGGACTAGAATATTACTGTTGTTTATAAACATTGGGGATGTAGCTCAGATGGTAGAGCGCTCGCTTAGCATGCGAGAGGTACGGGGATCGATACCCCGCATCTCCATATCTTTTTAGTCCTTTTTTCGACTCGTCCATAAGTGGCCTCTTAAGTAACAAGCAACTCAGATACCTTTTTGGGCCTAGTTAAAATCCGGACAGCCCAACGTTTTTGCTTTTGACTCGTAGTCTTTTTTTTTTTTTTTTGAGATCAAACTGACTAGTCTTTTTTCTACAATTCTTATACTTTTTGTAGTAGCTTCACATCAGATTTGGTGGTAGATCATGAAGATTAAATTGAAAACGAAATCCAGGATTTAGAACAATCAACTTATAAACAAACACACATGGGAACAAGGATATGGATCTGACAGTTGCAAAGAAACAAGGCAATGCTTACTAATTACATCTGAATCACAAAGTGATTTTACGTTCAAAAGAAGAAGAAGAGAAACAAATCTAAGTTAAAATGTAAAGAGCATATCAACACCAAGACAGACTTCTATTTTTTTTTTGCACTTTACAGAGAAATGCTAGGAAAAAAAAAGACAATGTTAAATAAAGGCTTCTCCTTTCTTCTTGATTAGCTTTGTGGATTTGACTGTTGGGTATCTAGTTGCTGCTCTTGATCTGGTTGAGGAACAGAAACACCACCACCACCACCACCATTCATTCTAGCTCGAGCTTCAGCAAACATTCTCTGTTGTTCCGCTGCCGCTTCCTCCTCCGTCATCTCTGCTCCGCTGTTCATCTTCACACTCCTCTGCGAATCTTGCTGCACCACAATTTTACAAAACACCAAAATTCAGAGATATTTTTTTTTTTTCAGGTTCTGGCATTAAAGCAACTCGGACAATGGAGGGAACTTTTACCATGGTTTCGTATCGATGCTGCTCATAAGCAGCGTAGACTTCTTCAACGTATTCCCCAAAGCCAAGAACCTGAAGCGCTTTGAGTACATGCTCAGGCGCGATCGTTCGCTTATCCTCTTTGTTACAGACTTCATTAGACTCTGACGATATAAGATTAATGAACTCTGCGATAACACAAAGATTAGCAGCAGCATATACATAATGATATAGATTTTCTTAAGATTATCATAAAAGACTTGATCGTATTACCAACACAACACTCGATGAGAAGATCTTGAGCATCTCTAGCAACACGAACATCTGCTGGTAACATCTCCTTTATTATTTTAGTCATCGTAGCTGAGAAACATCACAAGAACAACAATAACGTATTGTTAATTACGAGCTTCATGGAAATTACTGATGCAATCGATCCTTGAATCGCAAATTCAATATAGATCAAAGGAGGACGAGGACGAACCTTTAGGAAGCGAAGCATCTTCCTTAGATTTTCCAACTATATCCATCGGATCCATCGTTTAATCTCTCTTAACAGAATCTCAATTCAAAAAAAACGATTAATCAGATTATATAATATGATGAAGATCAAAGAGAAAACAAATCGAGTACCGACTGACCTTGTTTAACGCAGATCGAGCCGGAGGCTGAGTAACGACGGAGACGGAGAAACGGGGGATCTTATCGGCGGTTTTTTTTCTCTCTCTTGTTTTCGCACTTTCTCTCTCTCTCTCTATACGCGGAAGACGATTAGGGCAAGAGCTATTAAATGGGCTTTTTACTAGACCTTTGCATATTAGGGCCACAACTTGAACCGGCCCGTTCCTGCGATTTGATTCGTTTTTTATTTTGAATAACCAAACTATCCGGTTAAAGGGCTGGATAGTTTTGTAAATACGAGGGAGTTTATAACTATAAATCATTCGTATATTTGTTGTTATATAGTCTCCCTCTATCCCGAAATTAAGATTTTCTATAATATACACCCTATTTAAAATTTTAATAAATGTTTATAGTTTAATTTATTTTTTATTTTATTATACACTTTTCAATAACTCACCATAAATGAAATTTAATCAATTCAAATATTTTCAATGTTCCCCAAAAATATAAAAAAATACCTTAACAATATAGAAAATCTATCTTCATTGAACAAGAAAAAAATCTAAAAAATCTTAATCTCTGAAACAGAATGAGTATTAAAAAAAAAAAAAAAAGTCCAAACCTGATCCATCGTAAATTCAGGAGAGAGAGTGAAGAGAGGCTATATGTAGATAGGCAGGCAAATGAAAAAAAAAATCAGAGATGGGTATCTAATCAATCAGATTCTGGTTGACTTGTTCAAACATCATCACTCGGTTTCCTTCTTTTTATGTTTGACTTTCTGTGTAGATTCATAGATCTTACATGAACTCCAGATCTCAGATTCCTTGTGTCCCAGTTTATCTGCAGATGCATGTGTGTTTCATAGATTTGTTCCACGTTATTATTTTTATTCTTGTCCATGTGCGTCTGTCTTGATTGATGAACCAATGAATATCTAGCATCTATTGTTATTTGTTAATAATAGTGCTTTGTTTTTGACCATTGTTTTTCAGATCTGAGATTTATTGTTTGCTCCAAATCGGGATGTTTTTTTTTTTTTCATTTCATTCATTTAAAAAGTTGAATTTAATGAGTTTGTTAGAGGTTGACAAAAAAAATGAGTTTGTTAGAGAAAAAGGAGCGAAAGATGCTGGAGGCAGCGGTTGATCGATCTCTTTGTGGGAATTTTTGAAAAAAAAAAACTCAAAGCATGAACAGATCGATAAACCTCTGCATCCAGCGGTCGCCACTTCATCACTCGTACTTTTAATCCGTTTTAAATTTTCAAAGATTACATAATCGTTCTTTTTTTTGTTATTGACTCGATCTATTGTATACGCAACAAATTGGTTTCCTAGTACTTTTGTTTGTTTGTTAATCGAGTATACATATGTTCATAGTTGACTGATATTCCCTTTGCTTTAAGTAAATGCTATCCAGTGGATCTGGAGGTTGATTATTTAAAAAAATAATCAGATTTTTTTTGTATGAATTATGATTCATCTTGTATGTTATGTTCTCAAAGACGTTGTTGTTATGTTTCATGTAACCTCTTGGTTTCATAAAGTGATGAATGCTTCCATAACACATTTGTACTTCATCTTTACTTCAGATGATTTTAAGCGCTTGTTTTTGGCATCTTAATCTTAGTTTCTATCCTATTTTGTAGTGATTCGATTTGC
It encodes:
- the LOC106318696 gene encoding protein Dr1 homolog, with protein sequence MDPMDIVGKSKEDASLPKATMTKIIKEMLPADVRVARDAQDLLIECCVEFINLISSESNEVCNKEDKRTIAPEHVLKALQVLGFGEYVEEVYAAYEQHRYETMQDSQRSVKMNSGAEMTEEEAAAEQQRMFAEARARMNGGGGGGVSVPQPDQEQQLDTQQSNPQS